A single region of the Plantactinospora soyae genome encodes:
- a CDS encoding DUF6361 family protein, with amino-acid sequence MASGLSWLDSSRDDQNRMRELLKLFSNAESRDELGLGQVRDAFSDLLFPGTSVLQTRARYLLIVPWCHQEAQRRGLRGERPAAQV; translated from the coding sequence ATGGCCTCGGGATTGAGCTGGCTGGACAGTTCCCGCGACGACCAGAACCGGATGCGTGAGCTGCTCAAGCTGTTCAGCAACGCGGAGAGCCGGGACGAGTTGGGCCTTGGCCAGGTCCGCGACGCGTTCAGTGACCTGCTGTTTCCAGGGACCTCGGTGCTGCAGACCCGGGCGCGGTACCTGCTAATCGTGCCGTGGTGTCATCAGGAGGCGCAGCGGCGTGGGCTGCGCGGTGAGCGCCCCGCCGCGCAGGTTTGA
- a CDS encoding DUF429 domain-containing protein, whose amino-acid sequence MLTLGVDLAAANMRTAMAAVEWLPDRAIVRDLVLDVSDARIVEASEHADKVGLDCPLGWPEPFVALVQAHRFGHVTDTDADGAQWRRHLAYRLTDEVVREETSIIPLSVAADRIAHAAFRCVGLLAMLAAAGHNVDRCGGGRIVEVYPAAALCRWGLAYRGYKGRGQNVQHADLVTALREAAPWLELGAFEGLCRRSHDAFDSVIAALNARAAAIGKAVQPSDEQRTVARVEGWIALPTGPLSDLIDGAEGMSGGD is encoded by the coding sequence GTGCTGACCCTCGGCGTCGACCTCGCAGCGGCCAACATGCGTACGGCGATGGCCGCGGTCGAATGGCTGCCGGACCGCGCCATAGTGCGGGACCTGGTCCTCGACGTCAGCGACGCCCGCATCGTCGAGGCCAGTGAGCACGCTGACAAGGTCGGACTGGACTGCCCCCTCGGCTGGCCGGAGCCTTTCGTCGCGCTCGTGCAGGCCCATCGATTCGGCCACGTCACCGATACCGATGCCGACGGCGCCCAGTGGCGGCGTCACCTGGCTTACCGGCTGACCGACGAGGTGGTCCGCGAGGAGACCAGCATCATCCCACTCAGTGTGGCCGCGGACCGCATCGCTCACGCTGCCTTCCGTTGCGTCGGATTGCTGGCGATGCTCGCTGCCGCCGGACACAACGTCGACCGTTGCGGCGGCGGCAGGATTGTAGAGGTGTACCCGGCCGCGGCCCTGTGCCGCTGGGGATTGGCGTACCGCGGTTACAAGGGCCGGGGTCAGAACGTGCAGCATGCTGATTTGGTTACTGCGCTTCGCGAGGCCGCGCCCTGGCTGGAGTTGGGTGCGTTTGAGGGGCTGTGTCGGCGCAGCCATGACGCGTTCGACTCGGTGATCGCGGCCTTGAACGCGCGCGCTGCGGCGATCGGCAAGGCAGTCCAGCCGAGTGACGAGCAGCGGACGGTCGCGCGTGTCGAGGGCTGGATCGCTCTGCCCACCGGTCCGCTCAGCGACCTCATCGATGGTGCAGAAGGGATGAGCGGAGGGGATTGA
- a CDS encoding DUF6308 family protein yields the protein MDASWAKVSAKALLRDANPLVRGGLYDDADALYRHFHRARPTGVNHAKIRKCLYLMRPGLIPVLDSRLLRLYGEPARAAARDLTGTYRRTYWAAIRNDLLRNGDAWDLLRAGMRCVDPDGGIVAEAADGLSDLRLLDILAWRMAATHHPDGPGQSKSA from the coding sequence GTGGATGCCTCTTGGGCGAAGGTCTCAGCGAAGGCGCTGTTACGCGACGCCAACCCTTTGGTCCGCGGCGGCCTCTACGACGACGCGGACGCCCTGTACCGCCACTTCCACCGAGCTCGGCCGACCGGCGTCAACCACGCGAAGATCAGAAAGTGCCTCTATCTGATGCGGCCCGGGCTGATCCCGGTGCTCGATTCACGGCTGCTGCGGCTGTACGGGGAGCCGGCTCGCGCCGCGGCACGGGACCTCACCGGCACCTACAGGCGCACCTACTGGGCGGCGATTCGTAACGACCTGCTTCGCAACGGCGACGCCTGGGATCTGCTGCGCGCCGGGATGCGCTGCGTCGACCCCGACGGCGGGATCGTCGCCGAGGCGGCGGACGGGCTCAGCGACCTGCGGCTACTCGACATCCTGGCCTGGCGTATGGCCGCGACACATCACCCCGACGGCCCCGGGCAGAGTAAGTCCGCCTGA